A part of Olleya sp. Bg11-27 genomic DNA contains:
- a CDS encoding polysaccharide lyase family 7 protein, whose translation MNKKIIPSLTTLFTLGLLLTVNSCKEEAKQPVIAPVQKEVAPKTVYASDVIPFFEHWKLILGDGSNAGIATKFENKDFFYTASDSAGDWVVFKAPNGGDTHGTSNNTRTELAQTKKWYPKTANDKLTATLKVMNVSATGDARVAASHAVVVGQIHSADKHENEPLKIFYKKYPGQTKGSVFWHYEINTAGDDNSGRWDYSSAVWGNDFSVVGTEENTYPEEPKDGIALGEAFSYTIEVKEGIMNLTFTSEGHETKTFTKNLIASEYTTKADIPEQTQKLFVPIGQDGVERQAAYTGEGCFFKLGAYNQTNGKSPEVNKNWCSGAETHGGDIKKQYADGNYAEVWFKTGSISVSDAAVSNDGYFAKND comes from the coding sequence ATGAACAAAAAAATTATCCCATCATTAACAACACTCTTTACGCTTGGTCTTTTACTAACGGTCAACAGTTGTAAAGAAGAGGCTAAACAACCTGTTATTGCCCCAGTCCAAAAAGAAGTCGCTCCAAAGACTGTTTACGCTAGTGATGTTATTCCCTTTTTTGAGCACTGGAAATTAATCTTAGGTGATGGCTCTAATGCTGGTATTGCCACTAAATTTGAGAACAAAGACTTCTTTTACACCGCCAGCGATAGTGCTGGTGACTGGGTTGTCTTTAAAGCGCCCAATGGAGGAGATACACACGGTACTTCAAATAATACTAGAACAGAATTAGCACAAACTAAAAAATGGTATCCTAAAACCGCTAATGACAAACTAACAGCGACACTTAAAGTAATGAATGTCTCTGCTACCGGTGATGCTCGTGTTGCAGCCTCTCATGCTGTCGTGGTAGGTCAAATTCATAGTGCTGATAAGCATGAAAACGAACCCTTAAAAATATTTTACAAAAAATATCCGGGTCAGACTAAAGGTTCTGTATTCTGGCATTACGAAATCAATACCGCAGGCGATGATAATTCTGGACGATGGGATTATTCTTCTGCTGTTTGGGGTAATGACTTTTCTGTAGTTGGTACCGAAGAAAACACGTATCCTGAAGAACCTAAAGACGGTATTGCGCTAGGCGAAGCATTTAGCTATACTATTGAAGTCAAAGAGGGAATCATGAACTTAACGTTTACTAGTGAAGGACATGAGACCAAAACGTTTACTAAAAACTTAATCGCATCAGAATACACGACTAAAGCAGATATCCCTGAGCAAACACAAAAATTATTTGTGCCAATTGGTCAAGATGGTGTAGAACGTCAAGCAGCTTATACCGGTGAAGGTTGTTTCTTTAAGCTTGGTGCTTATAACCAAACCAACGGTAAATCTCCAGAAGTTAATAAAAACTGGTGTTCTGGAGCAGAAACACATGGTGGCGATATTAAAAAGCAATATGCAGATGGTAATTATGCAGAAGTGTGGTTTAAAACAGGAAGCATCTCTGTAAGTGATGCCGCAGTCTCTAACGATGGGTATTTTGCTAAAAATGACTAA
- a CDS encoding NAD-dependent epimerase/dehydratase family protein, whose amino-acid sequence MSKEISLVTGGNGHLGNNLIRLLLSKNLEVRTTVRDINNTAPFKDLDCEVVQADLLDKTALKKAFKGVTHVYAVAANFSMWAKNPKVEIYDNNMQGTQNVFDIAKACGIKNIVYVSSVASLDFTSLPANVDTGYNKDRRNWYYNSKNDSDKLALELGEKYGIRTVLVLPSAMIGNQAHKLSYSNNLVYQILNGEIPIDTNVTLNWVDVKDVAFGTYQAMLKGKNNTRYILSNPTHTTLQDSVKIAANLYPELKLKTPKKVPKWVLYTVAGLMEFSSKITNKEPLLQRHYLDMFYGLKQDYDISKSKQELGFNPKPSKQVLEEALNYLKNDWTIN is encoded by the coding sequence ATGAGCAAAGAGATTTCATTAGTCACTGGAGGAAATGGTCATTTAGGTAATAATCTGATCCGTTTATTACTTTCTAAAAACCTAGAGGTAAGAACAACGGTTAGAGACATCAATAACACAGCACCTTTTAAAGATTTAGATTGTGAAGTTGTACAAGCTGACCTATTGGATAAAACAGCTTTAAAAAAGGCGTTTAAAGGCGTTACACATGTATATGCAGTCGCCGCAAATTTTAGCATGTGGGCCAAAAACCCTAAAGTTGAAATTTACGATAATAACATGCAAGGCACACAAAATGTATTTGACATTGCTAAGGCCTGTGGTATTAAAAACATAGTATACGTCAGCTCTGTAGCTTCTTTAGATTTTACCTCCCTACCTGCCAACGTCGATACTGGTTATAATAAAGATCGTAGAAACTGGTATTACAACTCTAAAAATGACTCTGATAAATTAGCTTTAGAATTAGGTGAAAAGTATGGTATAAGAACTGTTTTAGTTTTACCATCTGCAATGATTGGTAATCAAGCACACAAACTTAGCTATTCTAACAATTTGGTATATCAAATTTTAAATGGAGAAATACCAATAGACACCAACGTCACCTTAAATTGGGTCGATGTCAAAGACGTTGCGTTTGGTACTTATCAAGCGATGTTAAAAGGCAAAAACAACACCCGTTATATTCTTTCCAACCCAACACATACAACATTACAAGACAGCGTAAAAATAGCGGCTAATCTATATCCCGAATTAAAATTAAAAACACCAAAAAAGGTACCTAAATGGGTATTATACACTGTAGCAGGATTGATGGAGTTTAGCAGTAAAATCACAAATAAAGAACCATTACTACAACGTCACTATCTAGACATGTTTTACGGACTAAAACAGGATTATGACATCTCCAAATCAAAACAAGAATTAGGTTTCAATCCAAAACCTTCAAAACAAGTCTTAGAAGAGGCCCTTAACTACCTAAAAAATGATTGGACTATCAATTAA
- a CDS encoding Crp/Fnr family transcriptional regulator yields the protein MKNLLHYIQARCEISTSDLHLIKTHCISENVPAQTKLLQAGKIERYVYFLSKGIVKGYQNIDGKIVVQHLVQAHDFFTSLDSFMSQTPAIDYYETITDCELIKISKLDYDLLQTQSSFWSDFIKTVTNEHLNCKLERVKDFQTLTAKARYLKFINQQPQLALNVSVDTIASFLGMEPQSLSRIRKQITF from the coding sequence ATGAAAAACTTACTACACTACATTCAAGCGAGATGTGAGATCTCGACTTCTGACCTCCATTTAATTAAAACACATTGTATTAGTGAAAATGTTCCGGCACAAACCAAACTATTACAAGCAGGAAAAATTGAACGCTATGTTTATTTTTTAAGTAAAGGTATTGTAAAAGGTTATCAAAATATAGACGGTAAAATAGTCGTCCAACATTTAGTACAAGCGCATGATTTTTTCACCTCTTTAGACAGTTTTATGAGCCAAACTCCTGCTATTGATTATTACGAAACAATTACAGATTGTGAGCTTATAAAAATTTCTAAATTAGATTACGATTTACTACAAACACAATCCTCCTTCTGGAGTGATTTTATAAAAACGGTTACCAACGAGCATCTAAACTGTAAGTTAGAACGCGTTAAAGATTTTCAGACATTAACAGCCAAAGCACGTTATTTAAAGTTTATAAACCAACAACCTCAGCTAGCGCTAAACGTGTCCGTAGATACTATAGCGTCATTTTTAGGCATGGAACCGCAATCCTTAAGCCGTATTAGAAAACAAATCACTTTCTAA
- a CDS encoding Crp/Fnr family transcriptional regulator, protein MEKLENCILSQVAVKKKAMDNILSAFKPLELNKGDFFLKSGKICRQMAFITSGYLRMYDIVDGKEITLWIGSEGRFITSLSSFVFESSNHWNIQAITDCKLYIINREAHFKLNKTEPKWLEFDNLLLANSFALLEKNMFSQLHTTAKQRFLSLLDEAPDLFKNVPLQYIASMLGITPESLSRLRKTN, encoded by the coding sequence ATGGAAAAATTAGAAAACTGTATTTTAAGTCAAGTCGCTGTTAAGAAAAAGGCGATGGACAACATCCTTTCTGCCTTTAAACCTCTAGAATTAAACAAAGGTGACTTCTTTCTCAAATCAGGAAAAATATGCCGACAAATGGCATTTATAACGTCTGGTTATTTAAGAATGTATGACATTGTAGACGGAAAAGAAATCACATTATGGATTGGTAGTGAAGGCCGATTTATCACCTCATTGTCAAGCTTCGTTTTTGAAAGCAGTAACCATTGGAATATACAAGCCATCACCGACTGTAAACTCTACATTATCAATCGAGAAGCTCATTTTAAACTTAACAAAACAGAACCTAAATGGTTAGAATTTGACAACCTGTTGTTAGCTAACTCTTTTGCTTTATTAGAAAAAAACATGTTCTCTCAATTACATACCACAGCAAAACAAAGGTTTCTTAGTTTGCTAGATGAAGCACCAGATCTTTTTAAAAATGTTCCGTTACAATATATAGCCTCCATGTTAGGTATTACACCAGAATCTTTAAGCAGATTAAGAAAAACAAATTAA
- a CDS encoding DUF6952 family protein, producing MKLPVIKHLTQFIEDNDEDYIVETIETLEALTEVPSLKDEELDVIGELISNMYGAIEVNKMIKDGATKKDAVNNFMKRVLGSIDK from the coding sequence ATGAAACTACCAGTAATAAAACACTTAACACAATTTATAGAAGACAATGACGAAGACTATATCGTCGAAACCATTGAAACTCTAGAAGCCTTAACCGAAGTACCTTCTCTTAAAGATGAAGAACTAGACGTTATTGGAGAATTAATCTCTAATATGTATGGTGCTATTGAAGTTAACAAAATGATTAAAGACGGTGCAACTAAAAAGGATGCCGTTAATAACTTTATGAAACGTGTTTTAGGATCTATTGATAAATAG
- a CDS encoding thioredoxin family protein: MLQELSQDNLSEIIAANDTVVVQYSATWCGNCRIMKPKVKKLAGELENITFVIADAEKFPESRKLATVDNLPTFATFKGGKFVNQTQTNKFDVLKELVDEVA; encoded by the coding sequence ATGTTACAAGAATTAAGTCAAGACAATTTATCAGAAATTATTGCTGCTAACGATACTGTAGTAGTGCAATATTCTGCAACGTGGTGTGGTAACTGTCGTATTATGAAACCAAAAGTTAAGAAATTAGCTGGCGAGTTAGAAAATATAACATTTGTTATCGCTGATGCGGAAAAATTTCCAGAATCAAGAAAATTAGCTACAGTAGATAACTTACCAACATTCGCGACTTTTAAAGGCGGGAAATTTGTAAATCAAACACAGACTAACAAATTTGACGTTTTAAAAGAATTAGTTGACGAAGTAGCATAA
- a CDS encoding peroxiredoxin, which produces MAIVGKQFPDLNVDAMNEMGDTFKVNVLEEAKKNNKKVVLFWYPKDFTFVCPTELHAFQAAKAEFEKRNTIVIGASCDTPEVHFAWLNTPKDNGGIEGVTYPILADSNRNLSSILGILDIQNETYDEETGTVQVEGDNVTYRATYIIDEEGVVQHESINNMPLGRNVGEYLRLVDALTHVQEKGEVCPANWEEGKDAMSADAKGTAAYLASH; this is translated from the coding sequence ATGGCAATAGTAGGAAAACAATTCCCAGATTTAAATGTGGATGCAATGAACGAAATGGGTGACACCTTTAAAGTTAACGTTCTTGAAGAAGCGAAAAAAAACAATAAAAAAGTAGTATTATTCTGGTACCCTAAAGATTTTACTTTTGTTTGCCCAACAGAACTACACGCTTTTCAAGCTGCTAAGGCAGAATTCGAAAAAAGAAACACAATCGTAATTGGTGCCTCTTGTGATACTCCAGAAGTACACTTTGCATGGTTAAATACTCCAAAAGACAATGGCGGAATTGAAGGTGTAACTTACCCAATATTAGCAGATAGTAACCGTAACTTATCTAGCATCTTAGGTATCTTAGATATCCAAAATGAAACTTACGACGAAGAAACTGGAACGGTTCAAGTTGAAGGAGACAATGTGACTTACAGAGCAACTTACATTATTGATGAAGAAGGTGTTGTACAACACGAAAGCATCAACAACATGCCTTTAGGTAGAAACGTTGGAGAATACTTACGTTTAGTAGATGCGTTAACGCACGTACAAGAAAAAGGTGAAGTTTGTCCTGCAAACTGGGAAGAAGGAAAAGACGCTATGTCTGCAGATGCAAAAGGAACTGCAGCTTATTTAGCTTCACACTAA
- a CDS encoding Na+/H+ antiporter NhaC family protein, whose translation MQDDNLSEIDIQDQTIIDNKELNIWEALIPVVLLMCMLAYNIFVADGEALGGYSNQFILLIAGAIAAIVGFVNKVNYRLMVKEIWENLQSVFVPIMILFLVGALAGTWLISGVIPAMVYYGLQVLNPSIFLPASVVICAVISIATGSSWTTSATVGIALIGIGTALGISPGMIAGAVISGAYFGDKMSPLSDTTNLAPAMAGTDLFTHIKYMSITTIPTVIITLIAFSIMSMSIESTGTSDTSFILGTIDKYFNITPLLFLVPVAVVVLILFKVKPLAALVSGVLLAAIFAFVFQPKLIENITDSSTKTVVTSILTDTNVEIDNTEYLANLSAADIEKVNSDPELKNLFSDNDLKGVHTLQSLQNFLAPDYKDASLIKAKAENLEKLITIKRLKKLFSAGGMNGMLWTILLICCAMVFGGTMDAIGALSRITKELLKLATTVFGLFASTVISCLGLNAIASDQYLALVIPGKMFKKAYQDKGLAPENLSRTLEDSGTVTSVLIPWNTCGAYQSGVLGVGVGEYFVYAIFNWLSPFTTLFFAALNIKIRQLKDK comes from the coding sequence ATGCAAGACGACAATCTTTCGGAAATAGACATCCAAGATCAAACCATTATAGATAATAAAGAACTTAACATTTGGGAAGCATTAATACCGGTTGTTTTGTTAATGTGTATGCTAGCCTACAATATATTTGTAGCAGATGGAGAAGCCTTAGGCGGTTATTCTAATCAATTTATTTTATTAATCGCAGGTGCTATCGCAGCAATTGTTGGTTTTGTTAATAAAGTGAATTATAGATTAATGGTAAAAGAAATCTGGGAAAATCTACAAAGTGTGTTTGTCCCTATCATGATACTATTTTTAGTTGGTGCTTTAGCCGGAACTTGGTTAATTAGTGGGGTCATACCCGCTATGGTGTACTATGGATTACAAGTATTAAATCCATCCATATTTTTACCCGCTTCTGTAGTTATATGTGCCGTTATATCTATCGCTACAGGAAGTTCTTGGACCACCTCTGCAACCGTTGGTATTGCTTTAATTGGGATTGGTACAGCTTTAGGGATTAGTCCAGGTATGATTGCTGGTGCGGTAATCTCTGGCGCGTACTTTGGGGATAAAATGTCACCATTAAGTGATACGACTAATTTAGCACCTGCTATGGCCGGTACAGATTTATTTACGCATATTAAATATATGAGTATTACGACGATACCTACCGTTATTATCACGCTAATCGCATTTTCTATTATGAGTATGAGTATTGAATCTACTGGTACCTCTGATACGTCATTTATCTTAGGAACCATTGATAAATACTTCAATATTACACCACTACTCTTTTTAGTCCCAGTGGCTGTAGTCGTTTTAATACTTTTTAAAGTTAAACCTTTAGCGGCATTAGTATCCGGTGTGTTATTGGCTGCGATATTTGCATTTGTCTTTCAACCTAAACTAATTGAAAACATAACCGATTCTTCTACTAAAACAGTAGTGACATCTATATTAACAGATACCAATGTCGAAATTGATAATACAGAATACCTGGCTAATCTATCTGCCGCAGATATAGAAAAAGTAAACTCTGACCCTGAGCTTAAAAACCTATTTTCAGACAACGACTTAAAAGGTGTACATACCCTACAAAGTCTTCAAAACTTTTTAGCTCCAGATTATAAGGATGCTTCGCTTATTAAAGCTAAAGCTGAAAACTTAGAAAAATTAATAACCATCAAAAGATTAAAAAAGTTATTTAGTGCTGGTGGTATGAATGGTATGTTATGGACGATTCTACTAATATGTTGTGCCATGGTTTTTGGTGGTACCATGGATGCCATTGGAGCCCTATCCCGTATTACAAAAGAACTTTTAAAACTAGCAACTACTGTATTCGGATTATTTGCTAGTACAGTCATTAGTTGTTTAGGATTAAATGCAATTGCATCAGATCAATACCTAGCTTTAGTTATACCAGGTAAAATGTTTAAAAAAGCATACCAAGATAAAGGACTTGCTCCAGAAAACTTAAGTCGTACATTAGAAGATTCTGGAACAGTAACCTCTGTGCTTATCCCATGGAATACTTGTGGTGCTTATCAATCTGGTGTTTTAGGTGTTGGTGTTGGTGAGTACTTTGTTTATGCCATTTTTAACTGGCTAAGTCCATTTACGACATTATTTTTTGCTGCGCTTAATATTAAGATCAGACAACTAAAAGATAAATAA
- a CDS encoding aminotransferase class I/II-fold pyridoxal phosphate-dependent enzyme, producing MTFKPANNIQDLQYFGEFGGVNPSISDSSTYTFLSAKTMFDTFEGNTDGCYLYSRHSTPSNLYLGEALAAMEGTETANVTASGMGAITAVLMQLCGAGEHIVSSRTIYGGTYAFLKNFTPRFGLSTSFVDITKLERVEAAITPKTKVLYCESVSNPLLEVADIKGLAALAKKHSLTLVVDNTFSPLSISPAQLGADVVIHSLTKFINGSSDTVGGVVCGTQEFINALRSVNDGACMLLGSTMDSLRAASVLKNLRTLHIRMQQHSFNATFLAEQFEQLDIKTVYPGLQSHPSYSLFKSMMNDKYGFGGMLTIDAGSLEKANALMELMQEKNLGYLAVSLGFYKTLFSAPGSSTSSEIPEDEQKAMGLSDGLIRFSIGLDADIQRTFEVMKNCMVKVGILNTDIA from the coding sequence ATGACATTCAAACCAGCAAACAACATTCAAGACTTACAATATTTTGGGGAATTCGGAGGTGTAAACCCCTCTATTTCAGATTCTTCAACATACACTTTTTTATCTGCAAAAACCATGTTTGACACCTTTGAAGGTAATACAGATGGCTGTTATTTATACTCTAGACACTCTACCCCTTCTAATCTATATTTAGGCGAAGCTTTAGCAGCTATGGAAGGTACAGAAACAGCAAACGTTACCGCATCTGGCATGGGAGCCATTACAGCTGTTTTAATGCAACTGTGTGGTGCCGGAGAGCATATTGTATCCAGTCGCACCATTTATGGCGGGACTTACGCGTTCTTAAAAAACTTTACACCTAGATTTGGTCTGTCCACTAGTTTTGTAGATATCACAAAATTAGAACGTGTAGAAGCCGCTATTACACCAAAAACCAAGGTATTGTATTGCGAGTCCGTTAGTAACCCTTTATTAGAGGTTGCTGATATAAAAGGTTTAGCCGCTTTAGCTAAAAAACATAGTTTAACATTGGTTGTAGACAACACGTTTTCGCCATTATCAATATCCCCTGCCCAATTAGGAGCTGATGTTGTTATCCATAGCTTAACAAAATTTATCAATGGATCAAGCGACACGGTTGGTGGTGTCGTTTGTGGGACACAAGAATTTATCAATGCTTTACGTAGCGTAAACGATGGTGCTTGTATGTTATTAGGGAGCACAATGGATAGCTTACGTGCGGCTTCAGTATTAAAAAACTTACGTACGTTACATATCAGAATGCAACAACACAGTTTTAATGCTACTTTTTTGGCTGAACAATTTGAACAATTAGACATTAAAACAGTCTATCCTGGATTACAATCGCATCCTTCTTACTCTCTATTTAAAAGTATGATGAATGACAAATACGGTTTTGGTGGTATGTTAACCATTGATGCTGGTTCACTTGAAAAAGCCAATGCGTTGATGGAACTTATGCAAGAGAAAAACTTAGGCTATTTAGCGGTAAGTCTAGGCTTTTACAAAACTTTGTTTTCTGCTCCTGGAAGCTCAACGTCTTCTGAAATACCAGAAGACGAACAAAAAGCAATGGGATTAAGCGATGGTTTAATTAGATTTTCTATTGGATTAGATGCAGATATCCAACGGACTTTTGAGGTGATGAAAAACTGCATGGTTAAAGTGGGGATTTTAAACACCGACATAGCATAA
- a CDS encoding Lrp/AsnC family transcriptional regulator has protein sequence MTFDAIDRKLLQLLQNDSKQTNKQLSNKLNLSVTAVFERIKKLENNGVINKYVALVKKETVEKSFVAFCHIKLSQHIQAYVVQFEKEVTNLTEVLECHHISGDYDYLLKVLVKDMEAFREFMVEKLTNINHIGSTHSMFVISEVKSTTAIPI, from the coding sequence ATGACCTTTGATGCTATAGACAGAAAACTCCTGCAATTACTACAAAATGATAGTAAACAGACTAATAAACAACTCTCTAATAAACTTAATTTATCTGTTACAGCAGTTTTTGAGCGAATTAAAAAATTAGAAAACAATGGGGTTATAAACAAGTACGTTGCTCTAGTTAAAAAGGAGACAGTAGAAAAAAGCTTTGTTGCGTTTTGTCACATTAAGTTGTCGCAACATATTCAAGCGTATGTTGTTCAGTTTGAAAAAGAGGTGACCAATTTAACAGAGGTGTTAGAGTGTCACCATATTAGTGGAGATTATGATTACCTTTTAAAGGTTCTGGTTAAAGACATGGAAGCTTTTAGAGAGTTTATGGTCGAAAAATTAACCAACATTAATCATATCGGGAGTACACATAGTATGTTTGTAATCAGTGAAGTTAAAAGTACGACAGCGATACCTATTTAA
- a CDS encoding S41 family peptidase: MRKLFSYLSIILLLVSCNSIETYNLQVTKQHTVQDLHADIDAIYNQLKRNHPHLYQFNSKETLDFKFDSLKTAITTPMDSRTFYKQLAEVTKYVGQGHFSITPPSKRYNKKERDKLNTLKFGLDFLEFEYLDDVLFIVDALGQDSVLINAEVLKIENDTPQKLIKEYKRIIASDGYNTTFHNRVVGRRFFNYYTNDKGRFDSISLTLKTTDSTFIKKYKRVNTKDSTALGLDTNEGLAIVKKDTIKLTKAERKAKKTKAKALREFNSKYGYTPIPFFHEVKRYNRNLNFVGKDSTVALLKIKSFTRGDYERFYDDAFATLDSLKTKTLIIDLRNNFGGRLSEIAYLYSYLSDQNFTFINKSETKTRLPFLKSMMSNSKPFGVKVLAGVLSPVIAPIEFFKSSKKDGKLYYGLKQAKVSEPKPLNFKGKMYVLINGNSFSSSSVLSSQLHGTQRATFVGEETGGAYNGTVAGLMKRYILPNTKVEARIGLLYMDTKQKMSTDGYGVKPDVKITPTYQDRLNNNDPELRWVLEDIEGQK; encoded by the coding sequence ATGAGAAAGTTGTTTAGTTACCTGAGTATTATATTATTGTTAGTCTCTTGTAATAGTATAGAGACCTATAACTTGCAAGTCACCAAACAGCACACTGTACAGGATTTACATGCTGATATTGACGCTATTTATAATCAGTTAAAACGTAATCATCCACATTTATACCAATTTAATTCAAAAGAAACTTTAGATTTTAAGTTTGATAGTTTAAAAACGGCGATTACTACACCAATGGATAGTCGTACGTTTTATAAGCAATTAGCAGAGGTTACAAAATATGTCGGTCAAGGACACTTCTCTATAACACCTCCGTCAAAAAGATATAATAAAAAAGAAAGAGATAAGCTTAATACTTTAAAGTTTGGTCTCGATTTTTTAGAGTTTGAATATTTAGATGATGTCCTTTTTATTGTAGATGCCTTAGGTCAGGATTCTGTTTTGATTAATGCCGAAGTTTTAAAAATTGAAAATGACACTCCTCAAAAATTAATAAAAGAATACAAGCGTATTATTGCTTCAGATGGTTACAATACAACATTCCATAATAGAGTAGTAGGTAGGCGTTTTTTTAATTATTACACCAATGATAAGGGGCGTTTTGATAGTATTTCTTTGACCTTAAAAACAACAGATTCTACTTTTATAAAAAAATATAAAAGAGTTAATACTAAAGATAGTACAGCGTTAGGTTTAGATACAAATGAGGGATTAGCAATTGTAAAAAAAGACACAATAAAACTAACAAAAGCGGAGCGTAAAGCTAAAAAAACAAAAGCTAAAGCTTTAAGGGAATTTAATAGTAAATATGGCTATACCCCGATACCTTTTTTTCATGAAGTAAAAAGGTATAATAGGAATTTAAATTTTGTTGGCAAAGATAGTACCGTAGCATTATTAAAAATTAAATCTTTTACTAGAGGTGATTATGAACGTTTTTATGATGATGCTTTTGCAACGTTAGATTCTCTAAAAACTAAAACATTAATTATTGATTTAAGAAATAACTTTGGAGGACGCCTATCTGAAATCGCCTATTTATATTCATATCTTTCAGATCAAAATTTTACGTTTATTAATAAAAGTGAAACGAAAACTAGATTGCCATTTCTAAAAAGTATGATGAGTAATTCTAAACCTTTTGGAGTTAAAGTTTTGGCAGGTGTTTTATCTCCTGTTATAGCTCCTATAGAGTTTTTTAAAAGTAGTAAAAAGGATGGTAAACTGTATTATGGATTAAAACAAGCAAAGGTTAGTGAGCCTAAACCATTAAATTTTAAAGGTAAAATGTATGTACTAATTAATGGTAACTCATTTTCTTCATCATCAGTATTATCTTCTCAACTTCATGGTACGCAACGTGCTACTTTTGTTGGAGAAGAGACGGGTGGCGCATATAACGGGACTGTTGCAGGATTAATGAAAAGGTATATATTGCCTAATACTAAAGTAGAAGCTAGGATAGGATTGTTATATATGGATACTAAGCAAAAAATGAGTACCGATGGTTATGGAGTAAAACCAGATGTGAAAATAACGCCAACTTATCAAGATCGTTTAAATAATAATGATCCAGAATTACGTTGGGTTTTAGAAGATATTGAGGGGCAAAAGTAA